The genome window tgtttcctccttCCTTGAATGGCTCCTTTGAACGGCAGCGCCTCTCCGCTTACATCCCGCTGTCCGGATTGAATCAATCTTGCGGTCAGCTTTGGGAgagtgaaaaaaagagaagaaaaaagcctCACAAAGAGGGGGAATTGACAGGTCTGACCCTGGGTGTGATTGATCGTGGTTGGACAAGCGGGACTGGAtgtcaggctgtgctgggcGATGCCAGCACTCACTGGGGAAATCCAGCAAAGCCTTTTTTCCCAGAACACGGAGCAGCGGGCTTGGAGAGGGGTGGGCACGTGAACTTAATAATAGCAACATTGTTGGAACATAAAGCATCTGTCAGGAGTTAATATGATTAATTGGAGGTGTCTGTGtctccccctttcccctctcccttgtTGGGTTGGCAGGAGGGATCTGAAACACAAACGCAGGGAGGGCAGAGGTGGGGCCGGAATGGGCACCTGGCCCCACGTCGCCTTTCTTCAGGCCAAAGGTCCTCAGTTCTCATCCCATCCTGGCCCCCACGATTCTATCCTGTCACTCCACATCCCTATCCATTGCACATCTCCCCTCAAGCCCCACCTGAAGGCCAGGAGAGCCAGGGAAGGAGGTCTCACCCCACCAGGACCCCACAGCCTCACATGCAGGACATGACTTGGATGgagctccaggatttctccATGTGCCTTGGCTCCTCGGGGACAGAGCCTGGCTGAGCTCGGCTGGTTTTCagcctcccccccccaaaaaaaaaacctgaagccCCAGGGGTTGGTGAAATTAATTCAAGGATGTCCAGAAAAGGAAACTAGAAATAGGAAGTTAATTGTTGGAAGTTAATTAGTTATTCAGCAGCCTGCAATGGCACCTGAAGATTTTTAAGACTCAGCAAAACCATGAAAGGAGaaatgcctggaaaaaaaaaggagttgtAGGTTCATAAGGGAATTGCCACTTTGTGAGAGCCCTGAGTTAAGGTCAGCCCCCTCGCCTTGGGTGGCACCAGGACGGGGCACGGGGCTGGCCACAGGGTCAGGGGGGTGGCAGGACACAGGCCCTGGGTGCGGGAGCCCTGCACAggggtgctgagctgtgccgtgccaagctgtgccaggctgaTCTTATCTAAGCCACACCATGGCAGCAGTGCCATGTGCTGGTGTGCCAGCTGAGCCACGCCAAGCCATGATCAGCCACGCTGGGCATGCTATGCCATGCCATGTCATTCCAAGCTGTGCCACCTCGTGCCAGTCATGCCAAGGTCTGTTAGCAGTGCCGTGCTACGCAGTGCTAAGGTGCTCCAGCCAAGCCACGCCAAGGTGCGCCAGCAGTGCCATGCCATGCCGTGCCATGTCATCCGAGCGGCGCCGCGCCAAGCTGCGCCAGCAGTGCCATGCCATGCCACTGTGGTAAACTGTGCCAGCAGCGCCGTGCCAAGCCGTGCCGGCGGCACCGAGCCACGCCGTGCCCTGCGAGCCGCGCCAGCCGCTGCCGGTGGCCGGGCCGGTGCCGCGGTTCTCCCCCgcgcggcggcgcggggcggtggcggcggagcggcggcggctcGCCCCCCCCACCGGCGGCTCTCCCCGCCCCGGGGGCCCGGCCGGGCGCGGATTGGTGCGCGGCGCCGGCCCCCTCGGAGCGCGGCCGCCATCGGGGCTATTTGACGTGTCGGTGGGGCCGGGGAAGGGCTTCGTCtcgccggggccgccgccgccgccgctccgccgcccgcccggcccggcccggccccgcggagCCCGGGCACCCCCCCCTTTCCCCCGCCCCAAATGAGCGGCGCTCCCGGCGGGCCCCGGCCGAGGACCCCGCCGAGCCGCGGAGCCGCGGCCGCCCCGTCGCCCCGGCCGCCCCCCGCCGACCCTCTGCGCCAGGCCAGCCGGCTGCCCATCCGCGTCCTGAAGATGCTCAGCGCCCACGGCGGCCACCTCCTGCACCCCGAGTACCTCCAGCCGCTCTCCTCCACGCCCGTCAGCCCCATCGAGGTCAGTGCCCGCCGCCCCCGACCGCGCCTCCGACCCCCGCACCCCCGGACCCGCGCTCCCGGTGCTCCCGGCCGGGCTCTTCCCAGCCCGGTTCTCCCGGCGTTCTCGGCTGGTTCTTCCCAGCCCGGCGCTCCCGGTTCTCCCGGCCGGGCTCTGCCCTGCCCGCTGTCCCcgctccccccaccccattctTTCcctcccccgccgccgccgcagccccgttccccccccaccccacccggtctcctcttctccctggccGGGCGCgtccccccgccccgtcccccCCATCCCCGCACCCCCCATCCCCGCACCCTGGCTCGgagccgggcccggccccggggttttgggggtggggggaggccGGAGCGGGGGCGCCGTCGGGGTCCCCCCCTGACCGGCTCCGCTCCGCCCGCAGCTGGACGCCAAGAAGAGCCCGCTGGCGCTGCTGGCCCAGACCTGCTCGCAGATCGGGAAGCCCGACCCGCCGCCCTCCTCCAAGCTGAACGCCGTggccgccgccgcgcccgccgccgaGAAGGAGCcctccgcccgccccgccgcgctgAAGCCGCCGGGCGCCGGGGACGCGCCCGCCGAGGACAAGTCGAGCTTCAAGCCGTACTCGAAGGGCGGCGGGGAGCCCCGCAAGGAGGGCGGCTCGGACAAGGCCGGCTTTCGGGTGCCCAGCGCCGCGTGCCCGCCGTTCCCCCCGCACGCCGCCGCCTCGCCCGGCGGCTCCCGCGGGGCCTCGCCGCAGCACCCCGACCCCAAGGGCGCCGAGGAGAAGAAGGAGCCCGAGGGCGGCAAGCCCAGCCCCGAGGGGACGAGCGGGGCGCTGGGGCGCGGGGTGGTGGAGCCCGGGGCGCACGGCGAGCCCCCCTCGGGCCGCAAGTCGGAGCCCCCCGCGCTGCCCCCCGCCGGCCATGTGGCCCCCGTCTCGCCCTACAAGCCGGGCCACTCCGTGTTCCCCCTGCCGCCCTCCAGCATCGGCTACCACGGCTCCATCGTCGGCGCCTACGCCGGCTACCCGTCCCAGTTCGTGCCCGGGCTGGACCCCACCAAGCCGGGGCTGGTGGGCAGCCAGCTGCCGGGGGCGCTGGGGCTGCCGGGCAAaccacccagctccagcccgcTCACCGGGGCCTCGCCGCCCTCCTTCATGCAGGGATTATGCCGGGACCCGTATTGCCTGAGCTACCACAGCGCCTCGCACCTGGGCTCCAGCAACTGCTCCAGCTGCGTGCACGACCCCGGCAGCCTCAAGAGCGGATACCCCTTGGTGTACCCCACGCACCCCCTGCACTCGGTGCACACCACGCTCTCCTCCAGCGGCACCCCCAGCCTGCCCGGCCACCCCCTCTACACCTACGGCTTCATGCTGCAGAACGACCCCCTGCCCCACATATGCAACTGGGTGTCTGCCAGCGGACCCTGCGACAAGAGGTTTGCCACCTCGGAGGAGCTGCTCACCCACCTACGGACCCACACGGCCCTGCCGGGGGCCGAGAAACTCTTGGCGGGTTACCCTACCTCCGGGCTGGGCTCCGCGGCCTCCTGCCACCTGCAcctcccgcccgccgcccccggcaGCCCCAGCACGTTACCGGCCTCGCTCTCCTTGAGGAGCCCACACACTTTGGGactaaacaggtaccaccccTATGGCAAGAGCCACTTGCCCACGGCCGGCGCCCTCCCCGTGCCCTCCTTGCCAGCCGCCGGACCTTACTACTCCCCGTACGCGCTCTACGGCCAAAGACTCACGTCAGCCTCGGCTCTGGGATATCAGTAACCACCCGGCTCAGCCCCGGCCCCCGCGCCCTCCTTGGACTCTGTATTTATTACTGTATGTTAGCTTAAAGCTGGGAATATAAGTGCATTATACACCAATGAATCAATGGTATGCAAAAGTCtgtgtccaaaaaaaaaaaaaaaaaaaacccacaaaaaaacaccaccccgaaaaaaaagaaaaaaaaaaaatcccctctttACTTTGCAGGTGTGgggctttgatttttttccccttctgtttctttggagtttttttttccttctccttcttaaTTTCCCCCATGAGAAATTCTTGCATGACTCCTGCCACacatggaaaagcaaaaaaaaaaaaaaaaaaaaaaaaaggcattttcctcctcctcctccccctctgcGTTTATCGCTCTGGGATGATTCTGTTCTCTGCATTTGTAACTtgcagatgtaatttttttttgtaattttttttcttatttttaatgtttggagttttcaaattttttttttctcctttaaaaattttttggttttttttcaattttttttcttttttttttccttttttttgtttttttttttctttttgcgCTGTGTCCGGGACCGGGAGGGGCTGTGGATGCCGGCCGGGTGATGGTCACCCCAAGCCGtgctccccccccccaccgGGGGCTGCGGGACCCCGCGCGTCCCCCCCGCCATCCCGGGGAGGGGACCGGAGGAGCGGCGGGCGCAGCGGCTGGACCGGCGGCCCCGGGCGGGCGGACGAGCCCCCGGTAAGTCTAATTTTGTTAATAAACGGCTCTTGGTTGTACCCACGCTCTGGTCTCGTCTCGTCCCTGCCCGGGGGTCCGGCGGGGGCCGCGGGGTCCCAGCACCATCTAGCGGTGGCGGCGGCACCGGGGAGCGGCACCGGAGCCCCGGGGAGCGGCGGCACCGGAGCCCCGGGTGCGCTCCTGGGCTCCGCGCCCCCGTCCCTCTCCCcgcgtgtccctgtccccggtgtccccacgCGTGGCGGCGGAGGGAAGGTTCGAGAAGGCGTTTGAGCGGGATCAGAGCGGTGCCCCCGGGTCGCTGGATGCAGCTTTAGGGGTGGAATTGCGGTAGAAGCAGGTCCCGGATCTCGGTGTGAGGGCGGCCGGGAGCTGCTGAGGTCCTGACCGCTGCCGTTGGATCTTTGTGCCGGGAGGAGGGGGATGAATGGCTCTGACACGCTCTGGCTCTGTCCCCGCCGTGCTGGGGGCTCTGCCCGCTCCTTGCCCCAAGGAAAGCGCTTTTACTCCAGCACTGGGACCCCCGGCCAAGCCCCCGCTCCCCTTTAAAACCCTGCATGCCCCGTTGCCCCAcaccacttttatttttttctgcctcgCTCCTTTTGCGTTTCAGTGAGTCACACAATTAATCCCTGTTAATTGCCTTCTCGATATTGCTTTATGCCCTGTGTTTAAATTCCTTTGTGTCCTTTGAGCTGAAAAATAATGCGCTGAGAGCAGGGACTACTTTTGCAGaagggatttttatttccctgcctGTGCCTCGAGCATGGCTGCGGGTGTGCGGCCGGTGGGAGGGCGCAGCCCGGGTTTCCTGTGGCGGTGGGAGAGCTTGGTGGTCCAGGGGCCAGTTTGGCTCCTTTCCGAGCTCCCCAAGGCTGGGGGAGGCTGTTTTTGGGGGTCTGTGGCTGCCCCTTGAGCTGCGTGGACGTGGCTGGGGTCCAGTTGTGGCCATGGCGATGCTGCTTTCGCGGGTGGGATGTTTGCTGGATGAGGGCCTGGGGTTTGCAGGGCTGGGGCCGGCACAGGGGGGCTTTGCTGCGGGtgtgagctctgtgctgtgggcacagcaggaagggggTGCCAGGCCCAGGCTGGTGCAGCCGCTCCGGCGTCTCCTGTATCCCTGCGGGATGCTGAGCCCTTCGGCAGCTGATGCTGTGGGGCAGggtgctgtgagcagaggcCACGGCAGCTCCGGTGCGTTCTGTCCGGTGGTGTGGGAGGTGTCCAGACCCCGTCCCTCCCTCAGGAGCATCGCTTCTCCCTGGATGTGGCTCCCACTGTCACCAGTGATGCCGCTCGGTGTCGGCCTCACTCGGGTACTGCCGGTCCCCGTCATAAATCCTGCCTGTGGCTTCGTGATGGGGCCTCTCACGGGTTCCTGCACTGGGATTTTGTCccactgtgcccatccctggccagggctgggcacctcgTGCCACGGGCTGGGAGGACGATGCCGCAGAACCTCGAGGCGCGGTAGCCCAGTGCCAAAATCAGCGCAGCCGCTCCGGGTGCCGGGGCTGCCGGGGCCGTGCCACATCCCGGCCACGGAGCAGCCGGGGCGCAGGGCGAGGGGCTGCACTGCCCCATCCTGCCCGAGCCttctcccagagctgccaggctcTTCCCTCCCTAGGCAAAGCTCCAAACCGTCCCTGCGCCAGGATGGTCCCCGCTCTAAAAACGAGCCCGTGTGCCTTCCCTTCACCCACGGCAGGGCTGGACGCTGCTTGGATGtgtcctgctgtgcaggaggttCCCTGAGGAATATTTTCCCCCTCCCTAAGGACTGCAGCAGCAAGGCCAGACCGTGTAAACACTGCGAGTGTCATCTGATAGCAGCGGCacttgggctggagctgctggggaacaGTTGCGTTGCcaatatattaaataattcCCTGTGTAATGTATGCCCAGGTTATTGCGGAATTCATTTTATAATAAGAGCACTGGGATGCACTTTATTAATCATTCTGTCTAACAACCTGCACTCCACAGTTTCGGTTTGATTTGATTCAATCCTGTCTTTCTGCAAAATATATGGCTGAGTGGGTCGGATAATGTATGGCTTAATTTAGAGTTGTATGGGTTTGAATTACCATTTTCATAATGTGCTGTGCATTAATGTGTTGCATCATTTATACAGAAAAATGTGCAAGGTTTTAAACCTCTCCAGGAGGCAAAAGTCACCTAAAGGGAACACggagagacagaaaaagacCTTTTCAAatccagctggggctgggaggacCCCGGTGGGTGTCGGACATGGGGGACAGCAGTgttggggctgtgctggtgtcTCTTTTCCCcgtggcacagcagcacctcgTCCAGCTGGCCCCGAGCTGCCGGGGACCTGCAGCGCTTGACTCGCCGGTGACCCCGGTGCCGGCGCTCGCCGAAGTCGCGCCCACCGTCACTCACCCCGCATCGCAAGGAAAAAAGCTCTGATTATCCAAATACAGTCATTAAAGGGGAAATGTGTTTTTAGGACTGTCAGAGTGATTAATGAGGGTTAGCAATCCTTGCAAATGCACTTGTTTAGTCTAACTGGCAGCCTCTCCTTCGCTATTGATTTATCGTGGCAGTTGCCGGGGCCGCGGTGTGTGTGGAAGGAGCGGGGCTGCGCCGGGACTGTCGGGGCACGGCGAGGGGCCCGGCCGAGCGGCACGGCACGCTCTGCTGTGCCGGAGGCAGCCGAACAAAGGCAACATTATACCCTGTGCCGGGGAAGGAATGACTTGGACGCACACGCCGAGCCGCTCCGCGTGCCTTATAAATATCCCCGTCTGTAAAGCCCGAAGCCCAGCTGACCACAGCCACGCTGTCCGCCCAATAAATACGTGAATGAAAGAGCCAGGCCctattttttcttgttgttttccttcctctcctgcacAAAAATCCCCGATGTCTTTTAGGTGATGCAGAGGTGGCTGCCCGCAGACGTACAAGGCATTTCAGAGTCCAGAGCGGAGCACGGCGTCCTCGAGGGCTGGAGCCTGCCCAGGGGTCAGGTCGGGATGCAGAGGCATGGGCCAGAGCAGAGCCATGGTGGGTGGATGAGAAGTTCCTCAGCTGCataaagcagcttttctttccaCGTGAGCACTGGTGGAAGCCACGGAGAACACGGGTTCCGTTTGTCCACAAAGCCAGAGTGGGGTGGACACCTCCTGTCCCCCACCAGCATCTCGATGTCCAGCCTGGGGTCAGGGGTTTGCTCCGAGGCACACTTGGAGCTGAAAGCAGACCTGGAGGGACAGAGTGGTGCTCGGAGGTGGCAGTGGAGGTCCTGTGCCATGGCTGTGAGCTGGAGCCCAGtggggagaagcagctggagcagctgggatggcaCCGCGGTGTGGAGCTGTCACTGGGGTGGCACCgtgagcacagccccagcagagccccacACTGCCCTGGTGTGGGGTTCATCTCCAGCCACTCCAAGCAGTTGGACAGTACAAGTGACAAGAGGCCCTGGATGAGATGAGTGGAGAAAGGCAAAGACCTCAAAGTGCCAAAGCCAGAAGAGTGTGGGCAAGCACCCGAGGCACTGCAGTGGCCAGGAATGCCACAAATGGGAGTGGACTTTCCTCTGGCTCTGGATAACGgctgaagagctgctgctgctgcctctgccctggccatggacTGGTGTGTGGTGCAAATCCTCCAGCAGCAaatccttcagcagctccagttCCAGCTTCGGCAGTGATACACCGACGTCTTCCTCGCCACACCAGGACACCCGGCCTTGGCTGGTCACCGGTGACCCCATGGGAAGTGCCCAGTGTGACCATGGCCATGGTTTCCCTCTTCAGCAGTGTCTGATCAGAGTGACAGTCCAGCACAGGGGCCCTGGCAGGTGACAAACCCCTGGTCCTGGGGCTAAGCCATGGCCGCTCCGTCGCTCAGGCTGACACCGGAGTGTGGCAGTGATCCTGATCCTTCCTGCAGGCCCAGGTCACTGCTCTCCTCTGTTTATTGTGAATAACTGCAGAGTGCTGGTCCTTACACACAAACATTTCAGCTGAACCTCACGAAGGGCGCAGGGGAGGGCGCTCAGCTGGCAGCTCCGTGTTCAGAGCAGGCTCCTGGAGCTCAGTCACAGAGATTTGCACAGCCTGTTGTGTTTTCTGAAGGTGTCCGTGGAAATCTCCAGAAGCAGATTTGCCATGACTTCATCCCACCTTGCAGCATGGTGCAGGGAGACAAGACAGGAGGATGTGACCCACAGGGAGGTGCCTTTGCCAAAGGTGACAGGGGAAGGCTGACCCTGTGCTATCAGAGATGACCCCAGcgggctgagcagagctggacagAACACCAGACTCTGTGCAGGCTGCAATGTGACCTCTTCCAACACCTTGTGGTCTCAAAATTTATGGATCACCCCTCCTGACCTGGCAAAATTTGTAAGGAGATGAAGGATGCAGTGTCCTGGGCATCTGGTGGCTTCTGGGTCTTGATAGACCCTTCCTGTAGACACCTCAGTGACCAGAGAACTCAAATGGCCTTTTCTGTGCCCCCTGCAGCTGCAAAGGGCGGCTCCCCAACAGCACTCAGGGCTGTGCCAGTACccaccacagcatcccctgcATCTCCACTGGTGCAGCCGTGGCagagggagatgctgctgcaccGAAGAAGATGGGACCAGTGGGAGCCTGAGGTCCTGGTGCCACCTGTCcatgagcagctcctgcaggagggGTGGCTGGGGGGCTCTGAGAGAGAAGGACGGGAGAGAGATGGGGACTGTTAAAGATCTTTATTTGTGAGCCTTCATCGTCTTCACTATGCATcccagagggaggagaggggaagagCGAAGCACACGAAagatttgctgtatttttctctctggatGAGAAGGATGAGGCTGCTCATCACCGAGGATGGCATCAAGGCCAGGAGCCCAGGTCCTCTGGGCAGAGCTCCTATAAAAGGGACCCCTTGTTTCTGCTGGAGCAGTGTTGCCTGTGTGGGGTTTTGTTCCCCCTCCTTGTACAATCCTGGTAACGTCCAACGGGCTGGAGGACAGCTCCTCTCAGAGGTGAGAAGAGCCATGTTCTGGGCAAAATTGAAATGAAGCCAAAAGCCCTTCCTCCCTTCTGGGGTTCCCAGTCTCCTGCACTCTGGTTGGGTTTTGTATTGGGAACAACTGGGACTGATGGGGCTGGCTGGGTGCCCGCTCCTCTGGCTGCAGAGATGTGCTCTGTCCCCATTGCTGCCGTGATAATTCCCAAACTTTTCCAGGTCgctgtgctggcacagaaaTACTACATCACTGGGGTAGCTCAGGGGGTGCCAGCACCAGGATTCAACAGCTCTCACCTGCTTTTGGGATGCCCTGGTGTGTGGCAGACCCTGAGCTCTCCTGGCCATGGGGGAAGCCCTGGGGGCACTGGGTCTgtcctgctgggtttggggacTGGCTCTGAGCACCGGGGGTGTGCACAGCACCCACACGCTCCAGGTGAGTTCAGGGGAGAtgggagggcagggctggcagctctggggtgctCAGTGCCAGCGGGGCACGGGGAGAGCTCAGCACCACAGCCTGCTTTGATCACACCCCAGATTGCCACAAAGGCCAGGGCAGCGATGGGCTCCGGGTGTTCTGTCTGTGgtgccagggatgctgctggcacCCCGGGCTGGCCCTGCTCATCCCTCTCGCCACCGGGAGCAGCCCTTTCATCTCCGGGGAGGTACAAATGGAGCTGTCAGATGCCATCAGCCCTGCGATATGACAGGTTGTGGGGCCGGGGCCCCTCGAACAGAGCAGCCTTGTCTGTCAGAGCCGCCTGACACTCCCCATAATGGCCAGATGGATGAGACTCTGAAAGTAGGGCCCGGCGCGTTTTCAACTCTATTTTGGGTGAAAACACTTCTTGAAAGATCTTGAAAGGAGCTGGCAGTTTAGTAGTTCAAATGATTAATGAGCACTGGCTCTGGCGGGTGGATTTCTCGCGCCgtgccagcagctgggctgctccagcgGGCCAAGACACGCCGCGCTCCCCCCGAGCCCCCGGCTCCCCCCGAGCCCCCCTGGTTTTCCCGGAAATGACACCAACGCGACAGGCCCTGCATATGGAAAAAGTTAAATATAAATTACTGCTGAAAGAGGCCTCGCTGAGCGGAGTTAGTTAAAGATGTTTATGGATTCAGAAACACGGGCCTGCATATGTATTTAGGGATGACAAATGTGATTCAATAAGTCAGGAATTTCTCCGTGGGCCGAGGCGGGACCCGCGCGGCGCGGGcgctgctctgggctctccaGCTCAGTGCCATAAATCCTGCAGACAGGCTCCTTGTTCCTTCCCGGGCTGCTCGGGATTGATTTTCGCCTTTTCCCTGGATCAGACCAGGGGATGCTGCGTTTGGGATGTGACggccctgctccctccatgGGTGTCCCCTGGGGCGGGTTTGGGGGGCTTGGGAAAACCCGCTGGATACTCTGTGGGGTCACTGGGGACTGCGCCATCCACGCCGCCACCGGTGCCAGGCacgtccctgtccctgagctcTCCGTCcccccccagagctgctctgggagcagccagaCCCTTCAGGAGTGTCAGCAGATGATTAACGACCAACAGCTCCAGAACTGCCCGACTGCAAGTTTGGGGTTTGAGCCCCTAATtctgcagccccttcacatGGGCAGCTGGGGAGGTCCCAGAGCCTGGGGAGCTCCCACCCAAACCTCCCCCTCTTCCCACTGCTCTTGGGGTGCACATCAGAGACCacagcaaactgaagcaggaaaCCCCTAAACTAACTCCAGCTGCTGTGGTGGGGCCTCGGCAGGGATGCCAGGTCATGGCAGGGatgctggatttggggtgacaGCCCCCAGCAAACCTGCAGCAATGGGCAGTGCAGGAAACACCCCCTTGGCTCCCCTCATCCCACACCTCTGTGAGGCTCAAGAGGGAAATGCCTTCGGGGGGTCAGCGCCCGGCCAGGCCTTGGACCCACAGCCACATTCCTTTGTCCTGATTTTATTCGTTAGCAACATTTGGCCTGGATATGGAGACAGCTAATGAGGGACGGAGTTTAttgcagtttgatttttctgttaaaacaatacaataaaataaatgcacttGGAAATCTGGTCTGTGTTTGTACATAGGAGATTTATGGCTCTGAAGGCTTCCAGAGAGACGCAGCCTTTCATTCCCTTCCTTATTGGAACAGATCATGTTGCAGAGTTTAAAGGCCTCTGGAGCTGTGATTTATTTGAAGGGAGAAATAAGGGAAATCCAACTATCTGTTCCCTGGCTCAGATCATCCAGTAACTCCCAGCCAAGGGGACGGATCTGCACCTCCTCCAcggattttttttatttttttttcccctcctgtcgCTTACATTATCCTGCTCTAAATATATCACCGAACCAGGGATGACTCCTGACCTGGGCTTCAGCACCTCGCCGAGGTTTTCCCAGCCCTTCCCGGAATCCCTCAAATAAATCTCTCTCCTAGAGCCCTGTCTGAGGTCCCTCCATGCCGCTGATGGGACGGGACTTGCATGGGGCCAGCTGCTGCCTTGATCCAGAGCCGAGCTAAAGGCGAGGGTCTTGGGCTTATCTCTGGATTTGGGTGATTAATTCCTGTCACCTgttcctgctcccctcccttGCTGCTCTCCCGGGCAGAGAAGAGCACGGCAGCTTAGAACCAGGTCAGGATTTGTGCCTGAAAACCTTTTCCATGAACTTGGAAACTCAGCAGGAAGATACTGCAGCTCCCACATCCCAGCAGGACCACACTCCAGGCCAGGGCTACCATGGctgcctccctcccaccctgtgtttttcctttctcccaggTTTCCTGCTCCCCAGCGGTGAAGCACCTGGATGGCTCCATCCATCCCAGTTACCCCAGTGGAACCCACCAGCAGGAGCAAGGTGTGATCACTCCCTGAGcctaaaacacatttttgaagCATTTGGCATTCACATGCCAGAGCTTTGTGGGTTCTGGTGCAACTCCTGTTTCTCCCAGGTATCTGTGGACTTTTGGGAATGATGAGTGTTGATCCCACCAGCACCATCCATCCTTTGCTGTGCTGTTGGGACACACATGGGAGGAGAATTCCATTCTCCGTCGTGACCCGTGCGGGTCAGGGAAGGAGTGACCGAGGTTTCCAGCTGGGGAGGGGACCTGGCTCTGACAGCCACTCTCCCCCTCCAGTCCCAGCTCcatgccagctcctgcagcccatgtTTTTGGCGGGCTATTCCCTCCCCCTGCACACAGACAGGCTCTGTTTGCCATTAGCTTTCCCACTCTGCCCCAGGAGCCGATCCCAGCACTAATTCTCACGCATGTTTCGGGTAAATCTACTTTCTTtcccgggatgaattgtggtTTCCAAGCACCATTAATCATTTCCCTTTAGAAAACAGCATTGGGGGGCTGGAAACACATTGCTCCTTTATTTACTGGGGGATGACCTGGCACGCTGGCACCCGGCCACGGGGCTGGCGCCTGCGGGACGACGAGGGGCGCAGAGAGAAGCCTCGGGGAGAACTCCCCTCCTGTGCCAGGAACTGGCTCCCCCCGGGATCGCCACCCCAGGACAgacccccagctcctgctcagggGCTCACGGAGCGAGGGGATGgtgatggaaaggaaaatgctggGAATGCCACGTGCTGTAACACTTCCCCACGAGCCTCCTCCCAGCGgggctgttccctgggagctTGGTTGCCCCATGGCGAGGGCAGGAATGTCTCCCCACTGTCTGCCTGCCCCACGCACCCCTCCCAAGGGGATGTGGATCCAGGACCCTCAGCTCATGGGTTTGGGTGGGCCCAAGGCAGAGGAAGCCCCCCTGCCCCACCGGCCATGAGGAGGGGGTACTGTGACCACGTGTGAGCAgttcctccctcccagctccgGACTGTCAGGGGATGATTAATGGCCAACGCCACAGAGCTGCCTGGGCTGCCAAGTGCTGCATTGTTAGAGCTGACACTGAACGAGCCCGGACAGACTCGAACACAATTCTGCCCCGTAATCGGCAAATAACATTCGATGGATGGAATTCAGGAAGTGCTGCCCCCACACagcccctttcccttcccttcccttcccttcccttcccttcccttcccttcccttcccttcccttcccttcccttcccttcccttcccttcccttcccttcccttcccttccctaccAGAGCAGGAAAGGG of Cinclus cinclus chromosome 29, bCinCin1.1, whole genome shotgun sequence contains these proteins:
- the ZNF703 gene encoding zinc finger protein 703; the encoded protein is MSGAPGGPRPRTPPSRGAAAAPSPRPPPADPLRQASRLPIRVLKMLSAHGGHLLHPEYLQPLSSTPVSPIELDAKKSPLALLAQTCSQIGKPDPPPSSKLNAVAAAAPAAEKEPSARPAALKPPGAGDAPAEDKSSFKPYSKGGGEPRKEGGSDKAGFRVPSAACPPFPPHAAASPGGSRGASPQHPDPKGAEEKKEPEGGKPSPEGTSGALGRGVVEPGAHGEPPSGRKSEPPALPPAGHVAPVSPYKPGHSVFPLPPSSIGYHGSIVGAYAGYPSQFVPGLDPTKPGLVGSQLPGALGLPGKPPSSSPLTGASPPSFMQGLCRDPYCLSYHSASHLGSSNCSSCVHDPGSLKSGYPLVYPTHPLHSVHTTLSSSGTPSLPGHPLYTYGFMLQNDPLPHICNWVSASGPCDKRFATSEELLTHLRTHTALPGAEKLLAGYPTSGLGSAASCHLHLPPAAPGSPSTLPASLSLRSPHTLGLNRYHPYGKSHLPTAGALPVPSLPAAGPYYSPYALYGQRLTSASALGYQ